From one Spiroplasma endosymbiont of Lasioglossum villosulum genomic stretch:
- the mgtA gene encoding magnesium-translocating P-type ATPase, whose translation MQFFKKKHIEQKTTTMFKQFSQLSKEEVIQQLDGSMYGLKKEEVEDRLKKYGKNVFSHKRFVWYKKLMHNIFNPFIIVLMIIVIYNFISYSVINTNTDKNVDLYSAIIVLVMIILSVFISYFQDYRSYKSSEKLRQLIETTASVFRFSNKNKKIDFNALNSVANFTKEVLIENLVPGDIIFLSSGDMIPADVRILVSTDLFINQSALTGETFPVEKHAINTKDDNKKSSILELENICFMGTSIVSGGAIAIVIASGVNTYFGSIASAVTSKRPVTSFSKGIKKVTYILIGFMCVMVPLIFIVNVITKNNILTALIFSISVAVGITPEMLPMIVSANLAKGAIRLSHKKVIVKNLTSIQSFGAMDVLCTDKTGTLTEDRIELVKHLDPEGVESNKVLEMAYLNSSLQTGLKNNIDKTIVQHIKAHHNKIVEMPYRKIDEIPFDFIRRRMSIVVSKDKINNTLICKGAVEEILKICTKVEIGGKVIALTDKIKENVLKLSTELNNDGLRVIAIGYQDFASDKTIFKIEDESNLVLLGYIGFLDVPKPSAIKAITTLNQHGIDVKILTGDNEIVTKAICKKVGLEPGIPLLGSDIEDMDDQHLQALVNKTTIFAKMDPLQKSRIIDILKLNGHTVGFLGDGINDAVALHHADVGISVNSATDIAKEASDIILLEKDLDVLEQGVISGRNTFGNILKYIKITISSNFGNSLSILIASIWLPFLPMMAIQILLQNLLYDISQLAIPWDRVDEDFIKKPQKWNAKSILPFAFWNGPLSSIFDITTFLFLGYGLHIFANFVNVDPNSAAGIYQQSLFHTGWFILGVTSQTLIVQLLRTSKVPFIQSMPSHQLFLTTIIITIIGISIPYTQLGATIGLTPIPLIFYAYLAGVVIVYFIASQLLKMIYIKVNKRWL comes from the coding sequence ATGCAATTTTTTAAAAAGAAGCATATAGAACAAAAAACAACAACCATGTTTAAACAATTTTCGCAACTATCGAAAGAAGAAGTTATCCAACAATTAGATGGTAGTATGTACGGATTAAAAAAGGAAGAAGTAGAAGACAGACTTAAAAAATATGGTAAAAATGTTTTTTCTCATAAACGATTTGTTTGATACAAAAAATTAATGCACAATATTTTTAATCCTTTTATTATTGTTTTAATGATAATAGTTATCTATAATTTTATTAGTTACAGTGTTATTAATACTAATACTGATAAAAATGTTGATTTGTACAGTGCTATTATTGTTTTAGTAATGATTATTTTGAGTGTTTTTATATCTTACTTTCAAGATTATCGTTCCTATAAATCTTCAGAAAAATTACGACAATTAATTGAAACAACAGCCAGTGTTTTTCGGTTTAGTAATAAAAATAAAAAAATTGATTTTAATGCTTTAAATAGTGTTGCCAATTTTACAAAAGAAGTATTAATTGAAAATTTAGTACCAGGTGATATTATTTTCTTATCTTCTGGTGATATGATTCCTGCTGACGTTCGAATTTTAGTTTCAACCGATCTATTTATTAATCAATCGGCACTAACTGGTGAAACATTTCCTGTTGAAAAACACGCTATTAATACTAAAGATGATAATAAAAAAAGTAGTATCCTAGAATTAGAAAACATATGTTTTATGGGTACTAGTATTGTTTCAGGTGGTGCTATTGCTATTGTTATTGCATCAGGTGTTAATACTTATTTTGGATCAATTGCTAGTGCAGTAACTAGTAAACGTCCTGTTACTAGTTTTAGTAAAGGTATTAAAAAAGTTACTTACATTCTTATTGGTTTTATGTGTGTAATGGTACCATTAATATTTATTGTTAATGTAATTACTAAAAATAATATTTTAACAGCGTTAATATTTTCAATATCAGTTGCTGTTGGTATTACCCCCGAAATGCTACCAATGATTGTTAGTGCTAACTTAGCAAAAGGTGCAATTAGATTATCACATAAAAAAGTAATTGTTAAAAATTTAACTAGTATTCAAAGTTTTGGTGCAATGGATGTTTTATGCACTGATAAAACTGGTACTTTAACTGAGGATAGAATTGAGTTGGTTAAACACTTAGATCCAGAAGGTGTTGAATCAAACAAAGTTTTAGAAATGGCATATTTAAATAGTTCTTTACAAACTGGATTAAAAAATAATATTGATAAAACAATTGTCCAACACATTAAAGCTCATCATAATAAAATAGTTGAAATGCCCTATCGTAAAATTGATGAAATACCTTTTGATTTTATAAGAAGACGAATGTCAATAGTAGTTTCAAAAGATAAAATTAATAATACTTTAATTTGCAAAGGAGCAGTAGAAGAAATATTAAAAATTTGTACTAAAGTTGAAATTGGAGGGAAAGTAATTGCCTTAACTGATAAAATTAAAGAAAATGTTTTAAAATTAAGTACGGAATTAAATAATGATGGTTTACGAGTAATTGCAATTGGTTATCAAGACTTTGCTAGTGACAAAACAATTTTTAAAATAGAAGATGAATCTAATTTAGTTTTATTAGGATATATAGGTTTTTTAGATGTACCTAAACCTAGCGCTATTAAAGCAATAACAACTCTTAATCAACACGGAATTGATGTTAAAATTTTGACTGGTGATAATGAAATTGTTACTAAAGCAATTTGTAAAAAGGTGGGGTTAGAACCAGGAATTCCTTTATTAGGTAGTGACATTGAAGATATGGATGATCAACATTTACAAGCATTAGTAAATAAAACTACTATTTTTGCGAAAATGGACCCATTACAAAAATCAAGAATTATTGATATTTTAAAGTTAAATGGTCACACTGTTGGCTTTTTAGGTGATGGTATTAATGATGCTGTTGCTTTGCATCACGCTGATGTTGGAATATCTGTTAATAGTGCTACTGATATTGCCAAAGAAGCATCTGATATTATTTTATTAGAAAAAGATTTAGATGTTTTAGAGCAAGGAGTGATCAGTGGTAGAAATACTTTTGGTAATATTTTAAAATATATTAAAATTACTATTTCCTCTAATTTTGGTAATTCATTAAGTATTTTAATTGCTTCAATTTGATTACCTTTTTTACCAATGATGGCAATTCAAATTTTACTACAAAATTTATTATATGATATTTCTCAATTAGCAATTCCTTGAGATAGGGTTGATGAAGACTTTATTAAAAAACCACAAAAATGAAATGCAAAAAGCATTTTACCTTTTGCATTCTGGAATGGACCGCTAAGTTCAATATTTGATATAACCACCTTTTTATTTTTAGGATACGGTTTACATATATTTGCCAATTTTGTTAATGTAGATCCTAATAGTGCTGCTGGCATATATCAACAATCATTATTTCATACTGGATGATTTATTTTAGGAGTTACTTCACAAACATTAATTGTACAATTATTACGAACTTCTAAGGTACCTTTTATTCAAAGCATGCCATCTCATCAGCTATTTTTAACAACAATTATAATTACTATTATTGGCATTAGTATTCCATATACACAATTAGGAGCTACTATTGGTTTAACACCAATTCCTTTAATTTTTTATGCTTATTTAGCTGGCGTTGTCATTGTTTATTTCATTGCTAGTCAATTATTAAAAATGATATATATAAAGGTTAATAAACGCTGATTGTAA
- a CDS encoding ankyrin repeat domain-containing protein, with amino-acid sequence MLTLNYLIDQFQNKKIQFSIIEDFMNNPNISDEEVIGLDNNNRNALHNSFLLDLDEGAEIEDEYNYDPHEEGWETSSELIEFTTNKIKLINWLINFKKNDKNFLNQQDIEGNSPLHLAIMKQYIVDWKLGGEFKNIAKQLINNSQVNPNLVNLQNETPFCKLLIQEINKADAYPTNKEIRELVNDFQNNSHFNINSVNIKNQNLLHIIAKEGNKTDFRINFAITKKTNFYQIDDNGNIPYEIAILNNNFDMLEIIENCKYFDINTPIDEFNNTILHRAIRSNNKKIIRTLLLKNENGDLEINFDIKNKNNEKPFKFEDMIIDWLHQLPRNQNQIEMMIIDFLITNECNYNNYITREGLTWWTLAIKYNLKEVTNYLVNSVLTDIKKIDSNPFKNKNYLLDNEIKEEVDSMLDDLSYVDSKIITFIKKLPNCSNFNELQKDVLEQRVTAFHNFKKYQTDQNLSDNEKAIFKIYLDAILDEDDTNWSEEKKTDFNKVKEWLTKEEVNKEKRKLENTEKNDSEKRRKLSIG; translated from the coding sequence ATGCTAACATTAAATTACCTTATTGATCAATTTCAAAATAAAAAAATTCAATTTTCTATTATTGAAGATTTTATGAATAATCCAAACATTAGTGATGAGGAAGTTATTGGTTTAGATAATAACAATAGAAATGCCCTTCATAATAGTTTTTTATTAGATTTAGATGAAGGAGCAGAAATAGAAGATGAATATAACTATGATCCACACGAGGAAGGTTGAGAAACTTCAAGTGAATTAATAGAATTTACAACTAATAAAATAAAACTTATTAATTGATTAATAAATTTTAAAAAAAATGATAAAAATTTTTTAAATCAACAAGATATTGAAGGAAATTCACCTTTACATTTAGCAATTATGAAACAATATATTGTAGACTGAAAACTTGGAGGAGAGTTTAAAAATATAGCAAAGCAACTAATTAATAATTCACAAGTTAATCCCAATTTAGTAAATTTGCAAAATGAAACTCCATTTTGCAAATTATTAATACAAGAAATTAATAAAGCTGATGCATATCCGACAAATAAAGAAATTCGTGAATTAGTTAATGATTTTCAAAATAATTCTCATTTTAATATTAATAGTGTTAATATTAAAAATCAAAATCTTTTACATATTATTGCTAAAGAAGGTAATAAAACTGATTTTAGAATTAATTTTGCCATCACTAAAAAAACTAATTTTTATCAAATAGATGATAATGGTAATATACCTTATGAAATAGCAATCCTAAACAACAATTTTGATATGTTAGAAATAATAGAAAATTGCAAATATTTTGATATTAATACACCTATTGATGAGTTTAATAACACTATATTACATAGAGCAATTAGAAGTAATAATAAAAAAATTATAAGAACACTATTATTAAAAAATGAAAATGGTGATTTAGAAATTAATTTTGATATTAAAAATAAAAATAATGAAAAACCTTTTAAATTTGAAGATATGATAATTGATTGATTACATCAATTACCAAGAAATCAAAATCAAATTGAAATGATGATTATTGATTTTTTAATAACAAATGAATGTAATTATAATAATTATATAACTAGAGAAGGATTAACTTGATGAACTTTAGCTATTAAATATAACTTAAAAGAAGTTACTAATTATTTGGTTAATAGTGTATTAACTGATATTAAAAAAATAGATAGTAATCCTTTTAAAAATAAAAATTATCTTCTTGATAATGAGATAAAAGAAGAAGTAGATAGTATGTTAGATGATTTATCATATGTTGATTCAAAAATTATAACATTTATTAAAAAACTTCCAAATTGTTCTAATTTTAATGAATTACAAAAAGATGTTTTAGAACAACGAGTAACTGCTTTTCATAATTTCAAAAAATATCAAACTGATCAAAATTTATCTGATAATGAAAAAGCAATTTTTAAGATATACCTAGATGCAATATTAGATGAAGATGATACAAATTGATCAGAAGAAAAGAAAACAGATTTTAATAAAGTAAAAGAATGATTAACAAAAGAAGAAGTTAACAAAGAAAAGCGTAAATTAGAAAATACAGAAAAAAATGATAGCGAAAAAAGAAGAAAGTTATCAATTGGATAA
- a CDS encoding Mbov_0401 family ICE element transposase-like protein has protein sequence MIKLPFPNHFDWDKHYFNQDELNLQQTEELFAKIDDYLWSICDKSEYKSYRFRKRKLKTKKGLLNYKRRICIHYNPKTQKKEFVSLLDNYLGVKKYSKLAPDVIKQILKYFADDKKYRDVCDTFIEDLISNSTVCRTYQKFELPKANIPKILLQPNQTLYINIDDGHRKFKFNEKHNTKNCKKYSMRLLVFCTGKKKNGKLINKRAVCKIRVSKTEIGAEKTAKFIQKYGNLYFENFDQANLIVCGDSAKWIRKTATILNAKFILDKFHAFHVLFLGIMAGRRKNKIAKLHYQNAITLFEKGQYYELIDFLQSLTLQYKKLKVGYFINAKDGVLNQALVENIGCFTETNIKQILKHMIGDRTYNIDMYTKMVNFKCYQINTAIQLL, from the coding sequence ATGATAAAATTACCATTTCCTAATCATTTTGATTGAGACAAACACTATTTTAATCAAGATGAATTAAATTTACAACAAACAGAAGAATTATTTGCAAAAATAGATGATTATTTATGAAGTATATGTGATAAATCTGAATATAAATCATATAGATTTAGAAAAAGAAAATTAAAAACAAAAAAAGGTTTATTAAATTATAAACGACGTATTTGTATACATTATAACCCAAAAACACAAAAAAAGGAATTTGTTTCATTGCTAGATAACTATCTTGGTGTTAAAAAGTATAGTAAATTAGCACCAGATGTTATTAAACAAATTTTAAAATATTTTGCTGATGATAAAAAATATCGTGATGTTTGTGATACTTTTATTGAAGATTTAATAAGTAATAGTACAGTTTGTAGAACATATCAAAAATTTGAATTACCAAAAGCAAATATCCCTAAAATACTATTGCAACCAAATCAAACTTTATATATAAATATTGATGATGGGCATAGAAAATTTAAGTTTAATGAAAAACACAATACTAAAAATTGTAAAAAATATTCTATGAGATTATTAGTATTTTGTACTGGTAAAAAGAAAAATGGAAAATTAATTAATAAAAGAGCTGTATGTAAAATAAGAGTATCAAAAACAGAAATTGGTGCAGAAAAAACAGCTAAATTTATTCAAAAATATGGTAATTTATATTTTGAAAACTTTGACCAAGCAAATTTAATAGTTTGTGGTGATAGTGCAAAATGAATTAGAAAAACTGCTACAATTTTAAATGCTAAATTTATTTTAGATAAATTCCATGCTTTTCATGTTTTATTTCTTGGTATAATGGCTGGAAGAAGAAAAAATAAAATTGCTAAATTACACTATCAAAATGCAATAACTTTATTTGAAAAAGGTCAATATTATGAATTAATTGATTTTTTACAATCATTAACTTTGCAATATAAAAAATTAAAAGTTGGTTATTTTATTAATGCAAAAGATGGTGTATTAAACCAAGCACTAGTTGAAAATATTGGTTGCTTTACTGAAACTAATATTAAACAAATTTTAAAGCATATGATTGGTGATAGAACTTATAACATTGATATGTATACAAAAATGGTTAATTTTAAATGCTATCAAATAAATACTGCCATCCAGTTATTATAA
- a CDS encoding IS30 family transposase, which produces MSYKHLGIDERIYIENQLKFKFKISEIAKNLNRSISTIIREINRNKDNNHYFSLIAQNKAENRKQSHISFHKFKNKNLVKYVQQKLLLGWSPEQIYGRIKNFHKEWVISFKTIYTWIYFGMLDKVTSKNLRRKGKKRKSKENRGKFNGKSIKERDINVNDRITLGHWEGDTIVSSRGKSKSCLITLVERVSRFTLAILVKNRTTKVINKNVSYYLSILPKNIVKTITFDRGKEFSNWQQLEKNLDIKIYFANPYSPWQRGTNENTNGLIREKFPKKFIFSKTNKNEVHKFILSLNQRPRKILNYLSPIEYLDRKII; this is translated from the coding sequence ATGAGTTATAAACATCTTGGCATAGATGAAAGGATTTATATTGAGAATCAATTGAAATTTAAATTTAAAATTAGTGAAATAGCTAAAAATCTTAATCGAAGTATTAGTACTATTATTCGAGAAATTAATAGAAATAAAGATAATAATCATTATTTTTCATTAATTGCACAAAATAAAGCTGAAAATCGAAAACAATCACATATTAGTTTTCATAAGTTTAAAAATAAGAATTTAGTAAAATATGTACAACAAAAATTACTATTAGGTTGATCACCTGAACAAATTTATGGCAGAATTAAAAATTTTCATAAAGAGTGAGTTATTAGTTTTAAAACAATTTATACTTGAATTTATTTTGGAATGCTTGATAAAGTTACTAGTAAAAATTTAAGAAGAAAAGGTAAAAAACGAAAATCTAAAGAAAATCGTGGCAAGTTTAATGGTAAATCAATTAAAGAACGAGATATAAATGTTAATGATCGTATAACACTTGGTCATTGAGAAGGAGATACTATAGTATCATCACGAGGTAAAAGCAAATCATGTTTAATAACTTTAGTTGAAAGAGTATCACGATTTACTTTAGCAATATTAGTTAAAAACAGAACTACTAAAGTTATTAATAAAAATGTTAGTTATTATTTATCAATTCTTCCTAAAAACATTGTTAAAACTATTACTTTTGATCGTGGCAAAGAATTTTCAAATTGACAACAACTTGAAAAAAATTTAGATATAAAAATTTATTTTGCCAATCCATATTCACCTTGACAAAGAGGTACTAATGAAAATACTAATGGTTTAATTAGAGAAAAATTTCCTAAAAAATTTATTTTTTCAAAAACTAATAAAAATGAAGTTCATAAATTTATATTGTCTTTAAACCAAAGACCAAGAAAAATACTAAATTATCTTTCACCAATCGAATATTTGGATAGAAAAATAATTTAG
- a CDS encoding IS30 family transposase, which produces MSYKHLGIDERIYIENQLKFKFKISEIAKNLNRSISTIIREINRNKDNNHYFSLIAQNKAENRKQSHISFHKFKNKNLVKYVQQKLLLGWSPEQIYGRIKNFHKEWVISFKTIYTWIYFGMLDKVTSKNLRRKGKKRKSKENRGKFNGKSIKERDINVNDRITLGHWEGDTIVSSRGKSKSCLITLVERVSRFTLAILVKNRTTKVINKNVSYYLSILPKNIVKTITFDRGKEFSNWQQLEKNLDIKIYFANPYSPWQRGTNENTNGLIREKFPKKFIFSKTNKNEVHKFILSLNQRPRKILNYLSPIEYLDRKII; this is translated from the coding sequence TTAAATTTAAAATTAGTGAAATAGCTAAAAATCTTAATCGAAGTATTAGTACTATTATTCGAGAAATTAATAGAAATAAAGATAATAATCATTATTTTTCATTAATTGCACAAAATAAAGCTGAAAATCGAAAACAATCACATATTAGTTTTCATAAGTTTAAAAATAAGAATTTAGTAAAATATGTACAACAAAAATTACTATTAGGTTGATCACCTGAACAAATTTATGGCAGAATTAAAAATTTTCATAAAGAGTGAGTTATTAGTTTTAAAACAATTTATACTTGAATTTATTTTGGAATGCTTGATAAAGTTACTAGTAAAAATTTAAGAAGAAAAGGTAAAAAACGAAAATCTAAAGAAAATCGTGGCAAGTTTAATGGTAAATCAATTAAAGAACGAGATATAAATGTTAATGATCGTATAACACTTGGTCATTGAGAAGGAGATACTATAGTATCATCACGAGGTAAAAGCAAATCATGTTTAATAACTTTAGTTGAAAGAGTATCACGATTTACTTTAGCAATATTAGTTAAAAACAGAACTACTAAAGTTATTAATAAAAATGTTAGTTATTATTTATCAATTCTTCCTAAAAACATTGTTAAAACTATTACTTTTGATCGTGGCAAAGAATTTTCAAATTGACAACAACTTGAAAAAAATTTAGATATAAAAATTTATTTTGCCAATCCATATTCACCTTGACAAAGAGGTACTAATGAAAATACTAATGGTTTAATTAGAGAAAAATTTCCTAAAAAATTTATTTTTTCAAAAACTAATAAAAATGAAGTTCATAAATTTATATTGTCTTTAAACCAAAGACCAAGAAAAATACTAAATTATCTTTCACCAATCGAATATTTGGATAGAAAAATAATTTAG